CAGACTAGGCCTCTCTTagctcttgatggttacttcacacATCAAAGACCTGGTAAAGTGGCCCATCCATTTGATTATCTAATCTTGATgcattatttttgtttttttctctaaTGGTCTATTATTTGCACATTGTTTTGTCAGCAAAGCTAAACTACCATTTTTTGTCTCAAGTGTGAACCCTCTTTACCCAAAAAGTTACTGATAGCATTTTTTTTTGTTTCATATGGAATCCATCTAATATTTCTGGCAGCATGCAGACTGAATTGGAGGGCGAGAACATACTTGGTATGCTAAGTTTTTTTTTTGTCATTTGAGGGCTTCATGTCACGTCTATGTTATTCAATTTTGATGTTTCTGATTGTACTTCAGAAAGAACATTTAGTGACTGCCATTTTTTTCATATACATGAACAGAATATCGATAAATGTAACACTCATTTTATTGTTATGCAATTCAGGAAATCTGTAAATGTGTGATATCGAAATGTGGCCAAGATTGTAACATCTTCTGTGAACATCTAACTGGTTGAGATGATATTACGAAATTGAAACCTTTTAGCCTAACCTCAGGTATGAATAGGAAACATTAAGTTATTATAAGTTACCTTTTGTTAGGTAATTTGATTTTTTCCCCTTAATGGTCGAAACACCATTTGATGTGCTGATAACGCATACATGACACTTCCACATAAGTACATTATTTGCTATCACATGTATATAATATAGTTGGTATTTGTTTCCTTGCAAATTAATTGCATAAATTCCTGCCGCAACACGCAGGGTATCGTCTAGTTAACTGTAAAATGTAACAGCCATCAGCTGTTTGTACCTATGTGATTGGCCACAATGAAAGATAGTATTGGTTCACCGATACAGTCACATAATACAGCAAAGCATTGGTTTTTTGTAATTGACGATGATGAAAGAAAGTATTGCTAAAGGACAAGATAAAAGAGAAAGATCATGCCTTTGTTGGGTTATCTCCATAATTTAGCACAGCAAATGAAACAGCTTCACGTCCAAGCCCCATAGACATATACTTCTCCACAAGTGGATCTCCTGGGGTAGCCTGAAAAAGGGacaaaacagaaagaaaaacaagTATTCAGAGATACTTTATTACACTAAAGACTTTAATGAATATACCCAACTGTTATAAACATCTGGCATGCATTTATCATGTGGAATGACACAGCTAAGTTAGGGATGCAAAGGAGGTGAGGAACCTCGAGCGGAGTCATAAAATAGACTATAGAGAAATGTGCTAATATCTGCAACATCAAATTTATATACTACAAAAATATatttatgatgaatctaatgaaacTTATTTCGTGTAATAGATTTTCATATAttattttataaacttggtcaaacttaaagaagtttgacttaggacaaagctAGGACTTAGaataatttggaacagagggagtataaccaATCTTTTTATTTAATTTTTAATATAAGTAGCAGAACCTTGGTAGCAAGCTGTCAACGGATAGCACGGACTTCAGTACATAACTTAAGGGTGTGGGCTTAACAACATAATTTTCTTGCAATGCTCTAAGTAGGCAAGCCTTTTCTGCCATAGAGACAACTATTTCAACAAGTTAGAACTTAGAATGGATAGAACAACAAGCACATACATAGGCCTGAGGCTAAACTAGCTTAACCAGTATACCCTCATGATTTTCTTGCAATTTTGAAGGTATATTTAAATGGATTTTCAGTCATAGGCCATGGCAGCCCCAGGCGAGTCTCTGCCCCTGCTTAAGGTTAAAAGTGGCATCGAGTTTGAGCTAATAGAAAATCCAAGCAAAAAGCAACTATGTACATGAGAAAGTGGATTCAAGTTGGGTCTAACAGAAAAGGGTATAAAATGAACCAACATAATAGGTGTTGCTAGACCAGACTGCAAAGATTGTTGTAATTACAATACATGATTTCACCATATTAATGTACTACTGCTTTGGCAGAGAGGGATGGGGCAAGTGAGAGATATTGTTTACCATAGAAGTAGTGGATGTTGAGTGTCTTGGCCCTCTTGGCGgctgtggttgttgttgttgttgtggtggtggtggtggtggcgtctGCCTTTCAATTACAAACTTCCCCCAGTTGGGGTTTTCCTTCTCTGCCTCCGCAAGAATCTTTCTTTCATACTCAAAATCAAAGTTAAAGGTGCTGCGGGGAACTTCTACCATCTGTGGTGCCAACTGAGGCTGAAAACATAACACTAATTAAAAGGGTGCTAATTATCCAAACGCTGTGAGGGGAAGGGTAAATAAAAAGCAGCACAGCCTTGCATAAGCATACACGTTTGCAGAATGGTGGGATGCTTCTCTAGAAAATGAACAGAATAGGATGAGTTTTCAGGGAACCCACAAAACTGGTGAAGCATGCTCTCATACATTTCAACCCATACTATTAACTATCACACCAACATTTTAGGATCAAAGTCTGAAATAGTTACAACAGCAATAGGATGAGTTCTTCTACTGTGAACCATAACAAGACTATTTCCATGTATTCCTTACTCCTTAGACACTTCCATTCAGACATATGTTGCATCCAGTGTTTAGATATGCCATCATCAGTATGGAACAAGCTACACCATCTATTTTTCAGTTAGTCTGCTAAGGATGGAATGGTCCATCAGGAGAACCTGACATGCCCCTGCAAACTTAACAAAACCTCCTCGCTGTCTATTATATGTGGGTCCAGACCCACATGGCACAGAGAACCTAGGATAAAAAGGATAAACCACTAAAACTAATCAGCGGTGCTTAAGATCACCAAGCGCACTAATTGACAGCTAAAGCTGTCTCCTCGCTGACCGTATGATGCTAAGTTGCTAACAATAACTCGTTTGTACATTTCTAGCACATACCCATGCACTAAATGAGGACAGAAACAGACATTTAGAACAATTAGTTATTAGCTAAAATGTCTTGCTTGAATGCATCACAATTTATTCACTACTCCAAGGAGTACTATTTCTCACAATCCCAAGGAGAATAACTGGCAACAGAAAACAAAACACTTATGGTAGTATGTTGATGTCCAGCCAATGCACAGAAgttaaaggcacccatttaactacGAAACAGCATTTTTTTGGAGCAACACTCTTAACACTGGAGAATGAAAACTGAACTCAGTCATTACTCATTAATACAACTTTTTTGGTAGCAAAGTAGATTGACAGCTCTTGCATAAGAGAACAGGAAAGTAGTGATTGTATAATAAATCATATAACTTACAGGAGGGGTTATCCGATATTCTGGCTTTATAACAACTTGTATGCCCACTGCAGCGAAACAATGAATTACGTTAGTAACCATGAACTGTTCTCAATAACAGTACAGAAGGGCACAATATTGGGCAGTTTGTTAGTCTGGCATGGTAGCAACAGTAAAATATATACAAGCAGGCACTCCCTTCTCTGTATACCAATTCAAAGTCCAACCAATCTCACAATATTTTTCAATTTTCAGCATGACCCCCTTCTTCGCGAGGAAGCATGCTCTGACAAGCTAAGTTAAGTTACACATGTAATGGCCAAATTGGGGGAAATTACTAGCTAAACAAGTTTAAGCGCACACACATGCTGGCTACAAGAGAAATGATAGGGTTAAAAGACCAACAAACAAACTCGTGTAAAACTGCCTCAGTTTCAGGTCTATATTGTTCAATTCCACTTTCCACTCACGGGCTCTTAAATCAGAACTCAACTAAGAGATCCGCCGATCTAACGCGCACGAAACCACTCTCAGTTCGATCGAACGAAAGATCTAGCGAGCCCTACTCGATACAGCACGGAGCACCCGGGTTCTCGGATACCGAACAGCCCACCAACCAGGGCACCAATCGGCCGTATGGCATCCAAGCAGTACAGAGTGAAGGGAGAGGGGATTACTCGAtgtggaggacgacgacgaggagggagCGGGGGGCGGGGCAGCGGGGGACGAGGGAGCTGCGGTGGCGTGGAGGTACGGCGCGGGCCGCTGCGGCGGTGGGCCGGCGGCGCCGTGGGTGGGCTGGCCGACGCGCGGGTAGAGGGAcgagccgcccccgcccccgccggctCCGCCGTACGAGCCGGAGCCCGACCGGCTGCGGAATTCGTAGTCCATCGGCGCCGGCGCgggggtggcggtggtggtggggtCGACGGGCGATGGGTCGGGGGAACGCGGTTTGGACTTTGGAGGGCTAGCGATGGAGCGGAGTCGTGTTCGTCTTCGTCGGGGAAGAAAGAAAGTGTACACGGAATTACGGCTCCCCTAGAAAAAAAACTATACACGGACCCAGGCGCGCGGTGCTGACGGTAAAGGGCGGCTCATCAAGGGCCGGCCCTTCGCGCACTCGGCCCCAAGCAAAGCGCGACGTTTCTCTTGCCCCGATGGGCTGTGCGGGCCACCGGTCAAGGGGCCGTAGCGAGCCCATAACATATGAAAAAAAAAACCCATTAAAAAACAGATAGAAAAAACCATTGCTTTTTCTGGGCATGGCATTATGAGCGGACGGGACTATTCCCGGTTCAGTTTGCATACCGTACTAGATCATCGTTGGCGTGCGTTGCCGCACCCGTCTTTTTAATACGGAATGTTAGGTATTGATGCAATGTTGTGTAGGTATTTTATTTGAAAGTTAACTATATGTAATTATGTACAATTTTATTTTATCTAAAGTTATAGTAGTTGTAGTATACATATTATTGTGATTTTTTGCGCACTTGTAGCATAAGATGTTCATTATAATAGACCAAATGCCATTTGCAGGAGGCTAGTATTTTTCTCTCAAGATCATGCATGTCAAGATCCTCTTGGCCTTTAGGCCTACAGTGGACACTCCACTTGGCTCGCTAGATGATGTTTTTTTTTACGATCACCACTTTGCCCATAGAAATTGGACTTgaaatatctactccctccgtctgaaaaaacTTGTCCCAACCTAGTCTTTCAAATGGATGTACCTAGtgctaacttggtgctagatacattcatttgagggacaagctttttcggacggaaggAGTACTATTTTTACGACAGGTGAGTAAAAGAATGGCTAACTGCAAACAAGAAGATAACAAAATATCAGAACTGATTTGCAATGTGCTATGGAGACACTGATATTCagttaaaaaaagaaaaaacatcgACATTAATAGAGAAGCTGACGTGCAAAAGAAAAACAGAGAAAGTGCAGACCATTATTGTGCAAAACGTTCATGTACAAAGTAACAAAAGACTGCTGGCTGCTGGCAAGTGTTGTAGACACACTTAAAATAAAGACCAAATTGTACGACAACACAAAACAATGTTCGTTCTTTGTGACAAAAAAGAGCTCAACACATGGTGTCTCACAACTATTACATTATTACCCGAGGGAAGATCTTATAAGCATTTTTCTTATGTTTCTCAAGCACCAAATCTAAAAGTAGCAAGGGACATGACAAAAGAAGCTCAATCTAATCATCCAACCTCGTGAAGCAACAATCCCTCCTCTTTAGAATGATGAATACAATTTGACCTATTAGAAAGGTCCAACGTGCGTGATGAACTTCTCCAGCTCCGGCTCCTTCCTCATATACATCTTGACGACGTCTTGGAGGTTGGTGTGTGGCTTGTAGTTCCCAAAGAAGGCACCTTTCAAGTTCTTGCCATTGGGGAAGTTCATCAGGTGGATATTGAATGCCACCTCCTTGTGTGGACACCCACCAGCCTACCGTTGGAccagcttggttctcctactggtttgataaccttggtctcatcactgagaaaTACCTatcattgttgtgctgcatcatcccttcctctttggagaaataccgacgcagttctagcagacatcacgaaccacagttgaagctttagcatgtttctttattctaatagggaaaggtggtttctcaatataagaagtaggaatatcaggatcaccattataagtaatagtttcttcttcaactttaatatgtTCCACTACTTTTACTCCAGTGGGAGGATGAcatttaaaccacttatctttagggagatcaacatgagtagcaaatgattcacagaaagaagttactatctcagagtcaagtccatatttaatgctaaattcacgaaaagcatcggtatctgtcagtgtcaaaaccgaccgatctcgggtaggggtcccgaactgtgcatctgaggatcgaaggtaacaggaggcaggagacatgatgtttacccaggttcgggccctcttaatggaggtaataccctacttcctgcttgattgactttgatgagtataggggatataagagttgatctacctcgagatcataatggctaaaccctagatgtctagcctgtatgattatgattgcctctacgaactaaaccctctgatttatatagacaccagaggggcataGGGTTGTactgagtcggtttacagagaaaggaatcttcacatccaatcgctaagcttgccatccacgcaaaggagagtctcatccggacacgggggaaggccttctatcttatatcttcatagcccatcagtcggcctagatcacatagcccggacgcccggggaccccctaatccaagactccctcagtagcccctgaaccaggcttcaatgacgatgtgtccggtgcgcagattgtcttcggcattgcaaggcgggttcctcctctgaatactccaaagcagtTGGTCAAAAGAACTATGTTCGAATCTGTATAACAGTCACAACCCTGAACCACAAGGGCAAAATACTTAAACAAAATAAGTCATGTCTACTGACAGCTTTTTCGGCGagacgttatgttctggccttattattatttcgaaccattttttagcctcCCGCTTCGTGTTTTGAGACGCGGTCATATTGACGCGTCTtgtaaaagcagagatcgtgtccccttattgcgggattctcatcaatacgtgtttgagtaatccaaccatgccgtttgcacgaccccttgggaataggcgagttttaaggctcgtggggggacgcttgatattcattgcctttataagaagataaggatccatctttttaccccacgccttcttcctcctcagcccacttgccctcgagctccagcgcccaagtttcaATCCTTTCCGTCCCCAGCaaacactccagccatgtccggatctgccactcagggcaagtggatggcctcctccatcatggaggagaacatcaaggaactccgggaagcggggtacttggccgcggaaatcgcccaccggcttcctgccaaaaagcagatcatccccactccggagtccaatgagagggtagtatttaacCCCCACTTTCTCAgcggactagggtttcctctccacccttttgtccggctcatgttctattacgggctagactttcacgatctagccccaaattccttcctccacatctcggcattcatcatcgtgtgtgaagcgttcctccgcatccccccactttggattatggctcaaggtcttcaatgtgaagctgaaagtGGTCGACGATCAACATGCGGAGTGCGCccatgccatggtgagcaagctccccaacgtcacttggccccagggggccttcgtggagaccgtgaagggatggcaacatgagtggttctatgtcacagaacCTCACGACGCCACATGGGCCGCCACTCCTGAGTTCAAATCTGGGCCTCCAATGCGGCTCACATCGTGGGTTAAAAAGGGCCTGGACTGGGCATCGTCCgatgaggtgatgacgttgcagaaGCGCATCAAGGGTGTGATAGAGAAGAACACTAGCCTCgccgatgtgatccaggtgatgctttttcgccggattctcccctgccagcaccagactctatatatgtgggagtttgatccggccggcCCTCGGACCCTGCAGCGCATGAAGAAATCTGGAAGCTGCTGTTCAAGGCCCAGAAGTCGTGGCCGGGAACGACCGAAGACCTCGGCCTCGACTGCGCTCACCCGACCACTCCAGTAAGTTTTTAGATTTCCAAACATAACCTCTACTTGTAGATTCGAGGAGTATGCTAAGCCTTCCTTTTCTCcttcagggctggacgaagaaggcggagcggatcaaatgtccggctccgctgcccgaagacccagctatCCCTCTGTTAACAAAGATGCTGGTTCCAGTGCCATAccaggcaccgaagaagaaggccaagaagaagggcaaggaggccagaagtggcctccgccgtaaaggtacttcggacctcgcgtccgaagacaccaaggttctctcctcccacgagggtgatgaagatgaagaggaagaggaagaggaggagagcaattctcccctcaaggggggagaagaaaagggcGGCGTCAGCGGACCTAGAAGCGGAGGCGTCTAAGAAGGGGAAGATTTCCCTTTCTGATGATTCAGATTCTGACGCCGAAATCATCCCCGAGCGACGCCTCAGGCCAAAGCCCCCGGCCGAACCGTAAGTATTTAAAGATACTATACATACATCTGGCCTTTTACAGATCGTAGGATAACATTTTATTTATGTATTTTCAGTCCGGCCTGTGATCTCCCCTAACAATCATCGTCTTCAGGAAACTCGTTGgtgccggagatgatggagagcaaaacgcatcGGCGAGCCTCTCCGCCACGacccgcggatgacaccgaggtgttatcccaAGGACTTTCCCATGCCAGGGGGATATGCGGAAGGCCGCTTAAACGGCGCCAGAGGGTTATGCCTCGGCTGCCGAAAACATGGGGGatactatgttggggaacgtagcagaatttaaaattttctacgcatcaccaagatcaacctatggagttacctagcaacgagggaaaggggagtgcatctacatacccttgtagatcgcgagcggaagcatccaagagaacggggttgatggagtcgtactcgtcgtgatccaaatcaccgatgacctagcgccgaacggacgacacctccgcgttcaacacacgtacggttgggaagacgtctcctccttcttgatccaacaaagggaaggaaaggttgatggagatccagcagcatgacggcgtggtggtggaagcaacggcgatctcggtagggcttcgccaagctcagcgagagggagaggtgtcacaggagggagagggaggcgccagggacttggtgcggctgcccttcctcccccccactatatatagggcccctaggggggcgacagccctagagattggatctcaagggggggtggcggcttgccccccaagccaagtggggcgcccccatccctagggtttccaaccctaggcgcaggaggaggcccaaggggggcgcaccagcccaccaggggctggttcccttccccacttcagcccatggggccctccgggataggtggcaccactcggtggacccccgggacccttccggtggtcccggtacaatactagtgacccccaaaactttcccgatggccgaaactggacttcctatatacaattcttcaccttcggaccattccggaactcctcgtgacgtccgggatctcatccgggactccaaacaactttcgggttaccgcatactaatatctcaacaaccctagcgtcaccgaaccttaagtgtgtagaccctacgggttcgggagacacgtagatatgaccgagacgactctccggtcaataaccaacagcaggatctggatacccatgttggctcccacatgttcctcgatgatctcatcggatgaaccacgacgtcgaggattcaatcaatctcgtatacaattccctttgtcaatcggtatgttactcgcctgagactcgatcgtcggtatcccaatacctcgttcaatctcgttaccggcaagtcactttactcgtaccgtaatgcatgatcccatgatcaaccacttggtcacattgagctcattatgatgatgcattaccgagtgggcccagagatacctctccgtcatacggagtgacaaatcccagtctcgattcgtgccaacccaacagacactttcggagatacccgtagtgcacctttatagtcacccagttacgttgtgacgtttggcacacccaaagcactcctaaggtatctgggagttgcacaatctcatggtctaaggaaatgatacttgacattcagaaaagctctagcaaacgaactacacgatctttgagctatgcttaggattgggtcttgtccatcacatcattctcctaatgatgtgatcccattatcaatgacatccaatgtccatagtcaggaaaccatgactatcttttgatcaacgagctagtcaactagaggctcactagggacgtgttgtggtctatgtattcacacatgtattacgatttccggataacacaattatagcatgaacaatagacaattatcatgaacaaggaaatataataataaccattttattattgcctctagggcgtatttccaacagtctcccacttgcactagagtcaataatctatttacattgtgatgaatcgaacacccatagagttctggtgttgatcatgttttgctctagggagaggtttagtcaacggatctgccacattcaggcccgtatgtactttacaaatatctatgtctccattttgaacactttcacgaatggagttgaagcgacgcttgatatgcctggtcttcctgtgaaacctgggctccttggcaagggcaatagctccagtgttgtcacagaagagagtcatcgggcctgacgcattgggaatgactcctaggtcggtaatgaactccttcacccagattgcttcttgtgctgccttcgaggctgccatgtactccgcttcacatgtagatcccgccacaacgctttgcttgcaactgcaccagcttactgccccaccattcaaaatatacacgtatccggtttgtgacttagagtcatccagatctgtgtcgaagctagcatcgacgtaaccctttacgacaagctcttcgtcacctccataaacgagaaacatatccttagtcctcttcaggtacttcaggatattcttgaccgctgtccagtgttccatgccgggattactttggtaccttcctaacaaacttacggcaaggtttacatcaggtctggtacacagcatggcatacataatagaccctatggccgaggcataggggacgacactcatcttttctctatcttctgccgtggtcgggcattgagccgtactCAAttgcataccttgcaatacaggcaagaaccccttcttggactgatccatattgaacttcttcaatatcttgtcaaggtacgtactttgtgaaagaccaatgagacgtcttgatctatctctatagattttgatgcctaatatataagcagcttctccaaggtccttcattgaaaaacacttgttcaagtaggcctttatgctttccaagaattctatatcatttcccatcaacagcatgtcatccacatataatatgagaaatgctaccgagctcccactcactttcttgtaaacacatgcttctccataagtctgtgtaaacccaaacgctttgatcatctcatcaaatcgaatgttccaactccgagatgcttgcaccaacccatagattgagcgttggagcttgcacaccttgttagcattcttaggattgacaaaaccttccggctgcatcatatacaattcttccttgaggaagccgttaaggaatgccgttttgacgtccattttccatatctcataatcatagaatgcggcaattgctaacatgattcggacggacttcagcttcgctacgggtgagaaagtctcatcgtagtcaaccccttgaacttgtcgataacccttagcgacgagtcgagccttgtagatggtcacattaccatctgtgtctgtcttctttttaaagatccatttattttctatggctcgctgatcatcgggcaagtcagtcaaagtgcatacttcgttttcatacatggatcttatctcgcatttcatggcttctagccatttgtcggaatctgggcccaccatcgcttcctcatagttcgaaggttcatcgttgtctaacaacatgatttccaagatagggttgtcgtaccactctggtgcggaacgtgtccttgtggaccta
This portion of the Triticum dicoccoides isolate Atlit2015 ecotype Zavitan chromosome 7A, WEW_v2.0, whole genome shotgun sequence genome encodes:
- the LOC119329659 gene encoding homeobox protein Hox-D9-like — encoded protein: MDYEFRSRSGSGSYGGAGGGGGGSSLYPRVGQPTHGAAGPPPQRPAPYLHATAAPSSPAAPPPAPSSSSSSTSMGIQVVIKPEYRITPPPQLAPQMVEVPRSTFNFDFEYERKILAEAEKENPNWGKFVIERQTPPPPPPQQQQQPQPPRGPRHSTSTTSMATPGDPLVEKYMSMGLGREAVSFAVLNYGDNPTKVKEFVKAYNALHEMGFTSRNVPELLAMHDNDPDKVIQHLLSTT